A part of Carassius carassius chromosome 4, fCarCar2.1, whole genome shotgun sequence genomic DNA contains:
- the golph3a gene encoding Golgi phosphoprotein 3: MSTLTQRSSGLVQRRTEASRSAAAADRDRGSGEEDYEPRRGDEPEDDDSGDSKKTRLTLMEEVLLLGLKDREGYTSFWNDCISSGLRGCMLIELALRGRLQLEACGMRRKSLLARKVICKSDAPTGDVLLDEALKHIKDTQPPETVQSWIELLSGETWNPLKLHYQLRNVRERLAKNLVEKGVLTTEKQNFLLFDMTTHPLTNNTIKQRLMKKVQEAVLDKWVNDPHRMDKRILALIFLAHSSDVLENAFAPLLDDQYDLAMKRVRQLLDLEPEGESMKNNSNELLWAVVAAFTK, translated from the exons ATGAGTACTTTGACCCAGCGGAGCTCCGGCCTGGTGCAAAGACGCACCGAGGCTTCGCGCAGCGCTGCAGCCGCAGACCGAGACCGCGGATCCGGCGAAGAGGACTACGAGCCCCGCCGTGGAGACGAGCCGGAAGACGATGACAGCGGTGATTCCAAGAAAACCAGACTGACCCTGATGGAGGAAGTACTGCTGCTGGGCTTGAAAGACCGCGAG GGCTACACCTCCTTCTGGAATGACTGCATCTCCTCAGGCCTGCGGGGCTGCATGCTCATTGAGCTGGCCTTACGAGGGAGACTGCAGCTGGAGGCCTGTGGCATGAGGAGGAAAAGCCTGCTTGCTCGCAAA gTTATATGTAAGTCTGATGCTCCAACGGGAGATGTGCTTTTGGATGAGGCTCTGAAACACATAAAAGACACTCAGCCGCCCGAAACCGTGCAGAGCTGGATAGAGTTACTCAGTG GCGAGACATGGAACCCTCTGAAGCTTCACTATCAGCTGCGTAACGTCCGAGAGCGCCTGGCCAAGAACCTTGTAGAGAAGGGCGTCCTCACCACCGAGAAACAAAACTTTCTTCTTTTCGACATGACTACACACCCACTTACCAATAATACTATTAAGCAGCGCCTAATGAAGAAGGTGCAGGAGGCCGTTCTGGACAAGTGGGTGAACGACCCTCACCGAATGGACAAACGTATTCTGGCCCTTATATTCCTCGCCCACTCCTCTGATGTACTAGAGAACGCCTTTGCCCCGCTGCTGGATGACCAGTATGATCTAGCCATGAAGAGAGTACGGCAGCTGCTGGATCTGGAGCCTGAGGGCGAGAGCATGAAGAACAACTCCAATGAGCTGCTGTGGGCTGTGGTCGCTGCCTTCACCAAATGA